The Rhododendron vialii isolate Sample 1 chromosome 1a, ASM3025357v1 region CTTTAcacaaatttcatttttaagTAAGACAAACAAAGGTAAGACTGAGAATTCTCTCGTTCACAAGTGATAATTAGAGCAAAGTCTGAGAGAGTAATCGGTAAACCGTGATGCCCCCAATTTTTCTACAGAGTTTGGTTCTCGCGACTCAAATCCATGCCACTCTATGAAAAATGGATAACTGGCATGCATTTTGACTGATGAACTATTGATTAGACACTATCAAAATCTCAATGCTGACAGGAAATCTGTAATATATCGCACAAAGTAATGCCCAACGAAATCAGTTTCAAGTTGAACAAAAAGGAAGGATGTTGGTTAGTGTTTTGCGATAGCTGTgcgaaaataaaatttcacgAAATTCTAACGATTGCTTTTTAAAAGCGAGTACGTCAAATCTGCTCCTAGGATTTGCCATCAATCAAGAATCTGCATTTGGGCTGAATCTTGGTTTTGGTTTATGTACAGGAATGAATGCCAAGGGAGTGAAGTGTTTGCTGAGAGATTGAGGAACAAGAAATTGAACAAGCTGGTTGAGGGCACTGCCTGTTAGCATTAACCCTGCCATGTTACATAGATTTGTAGCTTGTAGCTTTGATATTGTAAATGTAAAAGTCATTCCTTATGTAGACCTGGTAATCATATGTTAATTTATTCAATCCATTATCATCGTCGTTTCTgtgatttttgtttgtttgaggaAACACCAGAATCATATGTATAACCAAACAGAAAAAGGGTAGACAAATACAATGAGCAGAGTTATAGCTAGGGGATAGACGAATCTCTTGCTATATATACCTGCTAGTACTTGGGCTTTGCGAAAGGTAACCCTATTAACCTTACAAACACAAACATCCTCTGATATCTTCTAGCAAAGCATCCAAAAGCCATTCGGACTCACAACCCTTCACAAGATCACAGACCAAGAGCCAGGAGTCCGTATAAATCTTGACTTGGAGAAGATTGTTGCTAAAACACCAAGAAAGAGTTAACACACCCTGTACTCCGTTTGAAGAGCTGAGTGAGCAACGAAACCACATGTGCCGTCATGGACGTTAACCCCTGCTGCATCCTTGACTATCCACGCTGCACCCGGTTTAAGCCCCTCCAGAATCCAAGCACCATCAATAAAACCTGCATAATACTAACAGTTCAGAGCTTGATCAGCTTCAACCCCATTGCAAATCCACACGAACACTTGTACAGTTGTTGAGGAGACTGTAGTACTCACTAACAAGTCCCCTGATAATCCATTGTTCCAAGGCCCCACCTCTGTTTGAACCATAGAAGCCACTTGAATAAATGAAGTGAAGAAATAGGATTTCGTTCATAAACCGGGGACGTGCACTGTCGTAGTGCTCATTCCAAGCCGTGCAAGAGTCTTTCTCATGGTCCACATTTCAAGGAGTATCAAAACAAATATTAGCATTTTACTCAATAGAGCAGGGGACTAGCCTGCCATTGTCTTATAATTCCATCGATCCATGTCAAGTGATGTGTCTCACTCAATCTCTTTTCAATTGGGCTCTATAATTTTGATTTCAAATCATCATATTAGCTCACTGACTCATGTTTTAGATTCGATTTGCAATATCCCCCTCAAATATAAACTACCAAGGAATTATCAGAAATGATTATATGTCAAGGAAAGAGATGAAAAATGTAGAATAAGTACTTCTACTTCCACTTTAATATAACTACTCCACTTTCAGCAAAAAGACTTAGTCTACTTTCATGTATTTTATTTGTAATATCTTAATTTTAGTCTGGTCATATTTGTTATTCCTTCGCTTTGATCAAGATGAATCcgacaataaaaaataattgactCAAACCAATAAAAATTCAACGATAATATAAATAACCTAGATAATTAAAGTCGTTTGCCTTCCCTccaaaatatctctctctctctctctcaagatcaAGACACGAACTTGGGATGAAAACAGTAATGGCGGAAGAAGAAAATCAAGATATTCAGAACCCACGACAAGACGACCGATGGGAGGAAAGAACCCTCAACCTCCTCCACCACTCCAAGATCGaccaacgtctctctctctctctgtgaccaAGTTTCGATTGATGAATTTAGCATGACAAATTTCCTGAATTTCTTATTCAGATTTCGtgagaactaaaaaaaaacacaaagaaagaaGCACAAGGTACGATGGATGGTGGAGAATCCAATGGCGATTCCTCAAGCGATTCTTGAGCTTCAACACCCATCCATGAGAGAATCTGCTCTCCGCTGCCTCAGCGATTTTCTCAACTGGGTTTTGcactatctttctttttctcatctGGGTTTTTCAcagtctttctttttctctctggGTTGTCACAATCTTCTTTTCTCATCTGGGTTTCTCGATTATCAATTAAACATTTAAACAAATAATAAATTCTTGAAGCTATCCAGTCTTCTGTAGTTTAGGGACATGCTGAACTGGGCTATTTCTTTTACTTGAATGAATGAAAGGTCAGTTTTTTCTAAAACATTTGACTTTGCTTAATTGGAGAATTTCCTGAATTGGTTACCTACAAAAGTTATAGACTTTTTTAATCGTCAATTTTTTCTATGCTTATCTTTGCATTTGAATTCTTCACAATCTTTTTTCCCCCTCATATGGTTTCTTCATAATATTCACATAACTCGATAGAATTTCTATTAAGGGTGTGTTCACGCATGGTGGGATAGTGGTTATGGGTGGTAAAGGAATTGTGGCCGAGGCGTACTTGTGGTGCACTTGGATTGCACCTGAGGGGAGCTTGATATTTGGAGGATCCGCCGGGGAGCACTTGGATTTGCACTTGATCTGTGGAGGACGCGCCTGAGGCGCACATGATCTGTGCAGCATGCGCCCGGGACGCACTTTgagcgcctgaggcgcatttgaTTTGTGGATGAGGCGCATTGGATTTGTGGAAGATGCGCCCAGGGGGGGCGCTTGAACCacgcctgaggcgcatttggTCAGTAGAGGATGCGCCCGGGACTCATTTTGTGCGCCTGAGGCGTATTTGGTCTGCagaggatgcgcccggggcgcttTTTAactgcgcctgaggcgcattgctTCAGTATTATACATTTGCATGCTCCCGAGGCACACTCCAATCATGCCTGAAGCACATTACATGTGCACAACCACGACTATCATTTAACCACCATGACATATCGCTTCATCACTATTACCGCAACatctccaccactaccacaaccTCCAACGGGTATCATTTTACTTAAGTGGGCACTTCTTCTTACTGTGTTATATCGTGAGGTACTTGAATGATGAAAGGTCAGATTTTTCTAAGATCTGAGTTTGTTCAGTTGGGTATTTTCTTCTGAATTGGTTAATTATGATAGGCTATAGAATTATTTTAAACTGTATATGTTTCCCGATGCCTATTGAATATATGCTGAATGGGTTCAGGCATTTGAATGGGTTCAGGCATTTGGTTTATGgttgttttcccttttcttgttggaaggaaagagaagaagacCGTGAAAATTACGACTGGACGGCGTTCTTCTTGTTTAATTCTTGCAGCACTATGTCCGTTCTACTTCAGGTTCAAAATAAAATgggtttttcttgtttgtttaccTTTTGGCTTACCCCTCCgccatttcttttctattttcagtTCATGCTTTTCCTTGTTCGTGATCATAAGAAATTGAGACAACATGTGAAAACAGAAACTTCTTTTGGAGTTCTATTATTTGGATAACTCAATTCACTGTTGCATTTTCTTAAATCAAAAGCATTATGTTCactctttcattttcttaaacCAGAAGAACAAAAAGCATTATGTTCAAGATTTAGGCTGTTTTCCTTTTCCACAAATTTCACATCATTTCAGTTTCTTAAATCGGAAGAACAGAAAGCCTTTTCTAGCTACACGTTATTTCTTCTCATTGTCGTCTTATAAAGAGAGGGTCCATGTAAGACTCTAAGCATAGTTGTCGGTATCTTTGAAACAGGAAGTTTTAGCCTTTTCCCAATTGTCAGTAGATGGAACTCCGACGGTGAGAGCCTCTAAGCGTGTTGTGAATGTGTTCACGCTATTTCATGTTGTCAGCAACATCTCATCACTTGTGACTTCTATTCTGTTCTTATTTCCCAGCCTATAGGgcattttctttgaatttgttttgtGCTCAATAGCTTGTTCCttttgcagtgtattgcgtcaAGCAAACAAACGAGATATAAGTTTGTGAAGTGTAAGGTCCCTTAACGCTGTCAATATGAATAAATTCCCAGGTATATTTTACAACTGGTCTTCATTTAGATTCTGTGATCTTTGGTTGTGCAACATAGCTTTTATCCCCAATTTTGTTGTACCACTGATACAGTTTGAAATCCCCTTGGATAATTACGAAGATGTTCAAGCTGTGGCCCTCTCTGTGATTGGTATTCTATGCCAGGTACTTCCCTTTTGAATGCATTAATCAGCTATTATTTGTTGGAAGTTGATCTTTTGGgacttttgttttccttccatTTGTTTTGATGGTTAGAGAATCCGAGGTCATTCAATGGGCTCTCGATAGCAACATGGTAGAAATCTGTCGGATCAGCATGGAGATTGGAAGTGAGCTCTCTAAAGTGGTGCGACTCTATTCCCAAATTGGGCTCAAGTCTTTTATTTTCATATGCATGGCACCGGCTGGCTGTTTTGCTACATAAAATTCAGTTTTTAAAGAGACAAAAGGCTCGATACTGGACGTAAGAAACCTCCAACTCTAAAGCCATCATCTATAAATGATAATCCTGTACCAAAGAAACTATATCATGGGACTTTCGAATCATGAAACATGTTTTTAGTTTCTTCTTATTCAATGTTTAATAGTGATCTGCTAATAGTTTGTGGTAACATGTATGCAGATTGGAATGCACATTCTGGAAGCAATTTTGCAAGATGACTCAGGAATGTCTTATACTTGCAGTCCAACTTTTGACCTACTattggaaaatttgatgagGACATGGGAGCATCTGGTAGGCATGTACCTAGTGTACCCTGGTTCATTGTTGAAACTATGATTCCATATTTTTCTGTATAAGCATTCCTGCCTGACAAATGTTGTCTATCTCAACTTTGATTCCAAGGttacttgtttggctttggaCCAAGATTTCTCTTCCCGCCTCCTATTTCATATTCTTCGCTGCTACGTACTGCTTTGCACTAATGCTCGGTAAGCTGTTATAATGAGTGTTAAGATGCTCTAAGACCGTGATCTTCATTTTTTAATACCATAATCTAGATTGCTGAGTTTTTATTTGTTCTAAGCACTTCGGATTCAATATTAtgcctatgttacatggactcttaGATACTTGGATAAGGGTATGAGATAAAAATTTGATTGTGATTCTTTCCACGGGACACTTGTTTCATGTTTGTGTCTAATGTCATGtgtttttttgcataaattttaCTCCTATACATTACAAGGAGTGCTTTAATTCTTGCATTCTTTTAAGttatatgaccattttacccttcaaaATATGTCCATGCCCACACTTGACGGCTGTATCCAAGTCCATGAAACTTAGATTATGCCTGCACTTGAGATTGATGTCATTGCCGGAAAGATTGTATCTTATGTTCTCATGTTTTGCAGAGGTTTTAGTACGGTAAGGGAGAATCTACCAGATAGCTTAACtgattgttcttttgttgatcTCACTGAGGTATCTTCCATTAAAGTTTTCATCTTTCTTCGCCCGCTCTATTATCAACATAACTCCATATGTAGAAAGGAAACTGGCTTACCTGTTCTATCTATTTTCTGCATCACTTCGTTGGCACTTTACAGGAGTTCCCTCTGATTGCGAGTTTGCTCCAACAACTACTCCTGAGTCTTGGTAAAGTTGACAACTGCTCTCCGAGTTTCCTACCAGATGACTTGCAACTCTAATAGCCAAAACTTCTGCTTTTGAGGGATAAAACAAGAAAGGTGGAGTTGTTCCCTCTGCATACTTGTCGGAAGTTCTTGGCACTGTCAATAGTAATCACAGAAACAAGAAAGCAAATTCTTTGGGATGCAAAAAGAATCAGAATCATACTGTAGGGATTTTGTGTAGAGTGAATTTTCTTCTGTAAATCATAGAGTAGCTTTGAAGTTCACCTCTGAAACTGTGAATGTATTTTGTAGTTCATTTCTGAAGTTCCTTGTGAAAATGGAAATCTTAAAATGGTGAAGGGCATGCTGATGCTAGAAAGGCAATTAGCCCATGGGGAAGATTAGCCATTGCCAAACAATGTTGGGAACTTTATTTTTGTTGGCAATTCATTTTGTTCCACTTTTCTTGCATAGAACTTTAGTAGTATGACCAGCATACTAGCTCTATAGTTGGTGgagaaacagaaaacaaaaataggcTTACGAATCTGTTTAGGGAAAAATGATGGTACAGGTTTTTCTTgtatcagagagagagattatttgATGTGAAAATGATAGATTTTCATTTGTATAACTAGAAGTAGGTCTGAACCATGTTTATGGGAAGGAAAGCCACATACTCATGGTGTATGTTCTTCCATgttcattctctattttttcattgtttaaaaaaaaaaaaaactggttcTGGGTTTGACCCGTCAAAATTAGGGTTGCAAATGAGCTGAGCTAATCTTTCAAATTGTTCAAAAGCTCAAGTTCGGCTTGAGCTCAGCTCGCTTTGTATCAAGGCGTTCGAGCTTGATTCGTGTACTGAACGAGCTTAAAACTAGAGCTCGAATTTGTCTCATTTCGTATCATGCTGAGTTGAACCGAGCCCATAACTAGCCGAGCTGAGCTACTCACAAACAACTTATAATAGCTTGGTTTGTTTGTAGCTCTAGGCGACTATAGATAATACGACCGAAGATATTTCTCCAACCGCCGGCTGTGATTTGTCTCACATTTCCGTAGACAaaagggtggagagagagagagagagagagagagagagagagagagagagagagagagagagagagattgaagatGGTGGTGAAGATGCGATAAAGTGAAGGGGTGAAGTGGTAACAGCAATGTGGAAATGCTATCCATGGAGTGaagtggagtggtggtggtgatggtgtagCAATTGCAGTAGTATTGAGTTGACCATGGTGGGATATCAGTTATGGGTGGTAAAGGAATAGTCATCGAGGCATAGGTGAGGCACACTTGTGGTGCACAGAGAGCACTTGGATTGGGCCTGAGGTGCACCTGATCTGTGGAGCATGTGCCCGGGGAGCACTTGGATTGCACCTGAGGTGCACTTGATCTGTGCAGAATGCGCCCGGGTGCGCGCTTGAACTACGCCTGAGGCACATGTGGTCAGTAAAGGATGCGCTCGGGGTGCACTTTGATTGCAAATGAGGCGCATCTGGTATGGAGGATGCACACTccaattgcgcctgaggcgcatctgGCCTATGGAGGATGCGCCCAGTGCACACTTGGATTGGCGCCTAAGGCGCATTTGTTCTATGGAAGATGCTTGAACTGCTCCTGAGGCGCATTTGGTCTATGGAAGATGCACACTCGGAttgtgcctgaggcgcatttGGGCTATGGAGGATGCGCCTAGGGCGCTTTTTAACTGCGCCAGAGGCGCATTGCATCTGTAGATACATTTTGATGCGCCCAAGGCACACTCCAATCGTTCCTTAAGCATATTACATCTGCACCACGATGACCACGTTCCCACCATCATTTAACCACCACCACATATCGCTTCACCACTAGTACCACCACatctccaccactaccactaccacaacCTTTGACGCACCACCATCACTTTATCACAACGACTATCATTCCTTTACCACCAAAAACTCCGCCACCTCCTAACCACCCTCTTACTACCGCTACCACCGCATCACCTCCATGAACATTATATCGCCACTACTACCACTACCTTCTACCATTACCACTACTTCCACACAGTCATTTCAACACTACATCTCTACCATCATTGTCATTTGACCACCATCTCCATCTCTTTACCATTACCAGTGCCACTACCCGGTCTACACACCATCCACACACTACATAACAAAATTGAGTAAGACTCATTGTTTAGATTGGAGTCAAGACAAGAGTTCTTTACACTAATTTCATTTTTaagtaaaacaaacaaagataAGACTGAGAATTCTCTCGTTCACAAGTGATAATTAGAGCAAAGTCTGGGAGAATAATCGATAAACCACGATGCCCCCACTTTTTCTACAAAGTCTGGTTCTCGTGACTCAAATCCATGCCACTCTATGAAAAATGGATGGCATGCATTTTGACTGATGAACTATTGATTAGACACTATCAAAATCTCAATGCTGACAGGAAATCTGTAATATATCGCACAAAGTAATGCCTAACGAAATCAGTTTCAAGTTGAACAAAAAGGAAGGATGTTGGTTAGTGTTTTGCGATAGCTGTGGGAAAACAAAATTTCACGAAACTCTAACGATTGCCTTTTATAAGTGAGAACTTCAAATCCGCTCATGGGATTTGCCATCAATCAAGAATCTGCATTTTGGCTGAATCTTGGTTTTGGTTTATGTACAGGTATGAGTGCCAAGGGAGTGAAGTGTTTGCTGAGAGATTGAGGAACAAGAAATTGAACAAGTTGGTTGAGGGCACTGCCTGTTAGCATCAACCCTATTAACCTTACAAACACAAACATTGATAAGCAAATAACATAAAGCTCTGATATCTTCTAGCAAAGCATCCAAAAGCCATTCGGATTCACAACCCTTCACAAGATCACAGACCAAGAGCCAAGAGTCCGTGTAAATCTCGACTTGGAGAAGATTGTTGTGAAAACACCAAGAAAGAGTTAACACGCCCTGTACTCCGCTTGAAGAGTTGAGTGAGCAACGAAACCACATGTGCCTTCATGGACGTTAACCCTTGCCGCATCCTTGACTATCCACGCTGCACCCAGTTTAAGCTCCTCCAGAATCCAAGCACCATCAATAAAACCTGCATAATACTAACAGTTCAGAGCTTGACCAGCTTCAACCCCATCGTGAATCCACACGAACTCTTGTACAGTTGTTGAGGAGACTGTGGTTCTCACTAACGAGTCCCCTGATAATCCATTGTTCCAAGGCCCCACCTCTGTTCGAACCATAGAAACCACTTGCATAAATGAAGTGAAGAAATAGGATTTCGTTCATAAACCGGGGACAGTGCACTGTCGTAGTGCACATTCCAAGCCGTGCAAGAGTCTTTCTCATGGTCCACATTTCAAGGAGTATCCTtcaaatgaaaacaaatatTAGCATTTTACTTGATAGAGCAGGGGACTAGCCTGCCATTGTCTTATTCTTATAATTCTATCGATCCACGTCGGGTGATATGTCTCACTCAATCTCTTTTCAATTGGGCTCTATAATTTTGATTTCAAATCATCAGATTAGCGCACTGACTCATGTTTTAGATTCGATTTGCAATATCCCCCTCAAATATAAACTAGTAAGGAATTATCAGAAATGATTATATGTCaagaaaagagatggaaaaaTGTAGAAAAAGTACAACTACTCCACTTAATATAACTAACTCCACtttaagcaaaaagaatttgtctactctttttttttttaatttcaaagcCTGAAGGCGAAGATTACATCACAATAAaaggaatgaaccaaaactaccaacatCAAAGGCATAAGCATTGCTGAAAGtgcaaattaatgaaaaataactGACTTTGATGTATTTTATGtgtagaaaattaatttttagtctggtcatatatttttttgggaaaattttaaaaaagccTCTGAACTTTCAAGAACTTTGCAAAAAACACCTGGACtttaattaataacaaaaagacacctgaacttacCATTCCGTTGGCAAAAAAGCCTccgccgtccaattccgtcaatttctAACGGAAGGCGTAaacctcccctttttttttacttttactttcaaaaattacttttaactttttttttttggtagtaaataaataggcaataaagtttttttttccttactatttatcaaaaattactttaacctcATATTTTACTAAAATAACTTTAATCCACCCTTctattttactttcaaattttaactCCCCCCCCCTctccacaaccaaccgccaaagcccTAGCCCCAATTTTGTAaatcgttaaaaaaaaaacggtggtgaaagtaatttttaaaaaagagtaagaaaaaaatttgttgcatatTTATTCGttactaaaaaagaaagagttaaaagtaatttttaaaagtaaaaagtaaaatgaaggttaaaaaaggggagtgattttcataCTCCTTTTTGATAgccacactctttttttttttttggctttttagtattgaaagtgtATGAATCTTttttactaaaagacaaaaagggagtgtggttatcaaaaaggggagtgtgaaaatcatcaCCCCCCAAAAAAGCAATTTTAAAATTCTGAAATTGGGGCTGGGCTAGGGCTTTGGCGGTTAATTATGGAGTTGATTGGTAGTGTAGTGTGGGGTcgaatttttgggaaaaaaaagaggggaaagagagagagagagagagagagaaatgtaaaatttgaaagtaaaaaaaaaggagttatttttgtaaatagtaaaaaatggggttaaaataatttttgataaatagtaaggaaaaaaagaattttattgcatatttatttattacttaaaaaaataaaaaaatttgaagtaaaaagtaaaaaaaaaagaggggaaggttaacgccttccgttagctccaacCATTACAAATTGATGGAATTGGACGGCGGAagcttttttgttaatggaatGGTAAGTTCAGGCatctttttgtcattagttaaagtgtaggtgttttttttaagttcttgaaagttcaggggcttttttaaaatttttcctagtttttaggGGGCGGCTCGCAACTCCTTATTTTCTTCATTAgcccattaaaaattttcaaataattacaaCATGAGCCTCTAATGCAAAATGTTCTACTTGCCTTTCTGGTGTATGGTAACTAACGGttgaaaacatatatatatacagtcgggttccggtgagggatcccgcatttttttaaaatgcgggactccccttcccgattgaatttcaatgatccgagccgctcaaagtgatcagaacgtgattttaagggtccccgctagaaatcagcaaaaaaaatgaccgggaagggcttcatccgagcagttttcattgaacggttcaaaaaaactgctcggatgaagcccttcccggtcattttttttgctgatttctcacaagggacccttaaaattacgttttgcaaacattgaacggtttggattttcaaattttgatcggaaaatgatgttaaaatgagggatccctcacttgaaaattcctctctatatatatatatatatctatatatatatatatatatatatatatatatatatatatatatatatatatatatatatatataggtaacTAACTGTTGAAAATACATATATGATTTGCTAATTAACTGCCGAATTTTGATATATACTTCAGTATTAGGTTATGGAAAATTTATTTGACAATATTATATTACTGAAGATTAGAAAAgtcatctatatatatacatttcggTAATTAACTGCTGAAAATATATAAACATTTTAATAACTAACTGTtgaaattatttaaatattacggtattcaaatgtcaaaaatattacattttttcGGACCTGAAACACCGAAAATctggttcaaaaaattgaaaattctgCGTTGAAAAAAACACAGTGCTCGATCAGCTCCCAAGTGGGTTtcgttttgagagagagagagagagagagagagagagagagagagagagagagaataaccTTGAAGAAAGGAGGGGAGGGAGTGGCGGTGGAAGGGTAGTGTTCGTAGCTTTGGTGGTAGTGGCTATGGAG contains the following coding sequences:
- the LOC131335808 gene encoding uncharacterized protein LOC131335808 — its product is MVENPMAIPQAILELQHPSMRESALRCLSDFLNWEREEDRENYDWTAFFLFNSCSTMSVLLQEVLAFSQLSVDGTPTVRASKRVVNVFTLFHCIASSKQTRYKFVKSFIPNFVVPLIQFEIPLDNYEDVQAVALSVIGILCQVLPF
- the LOC131335798 gene encoding uncharacterized protein LOC131335798; protein product: MVRESEVIQWALDSNMVEICRISMEIGSELSKVIGMHILEAILQDDSGMSYTCSPTFDLLLENLMRTWEHLVTCLALDQDFSSRLLFHILRCYVLLCTNARGFSTVRENLPDSLTDCSFVDLTEEFPLIASLLQQLLLSLGKVDNCSPSFLPDDLQL